The Cuculus canorus isolate bCucCan1 chromosome 5, bCucCan1.pri, whole genome shotgun sequence genome window below encodes:
- the TMEM132A gene encoding transmembrane protein 132A, translating into MALALLALLCAAVRGDGDPPDPVYLPADLEVLGVPEHYRLQRADQDLPANASLSARTETFLLLRRGDTTQSFGSTTEPLVQATYSPFSTRQEVPTETPPGAEAWAIRAVSLESAVSPAEPFARVLFHLQGPDWLPGQQDHLEKQDHLRKQDHTREQVHLGQQDHLEQQDHLGKQDHPRVQDHPRDWDHLGQQDHLGKQDHPGDQDHPRQQDHLRKQEHPKDWDHLGQQNHLGKQDHPRDRDHRKDQDHPEQQDHLGKPDHSREWDHLEEQDHSRQHDHPREQDLPCVTLHVHHRGRVVRGTCRLQAPLGTCVVELEIPPRWFSTPSPAPRSRAAEPPEQAELHYSVVGPRACDHAGIRDGSRDEETPPRSLGTLELRAAEPARRQEVQLDEKVLLRVPDTTLRPGQRFTATVALRHNFTAEQLTLRIKAKKGLQVVGVRPASPNAWTTQLERSRGPKHSTAVVTCRRTGDAPSGTRALLHAEVLVEDGPGPPARPLSWQLEYPGQDPDSQKDKLLWEIHVSQRDVRALVPLVQELEILNTAPLTGVPRVVLVKLVAVEAGGNVVELSEAPSCESADKQVLQVSEGCDAVFVGGKESRGARGARVDFWWRRLRAALSFTVWAPLLPLRVQLGDTTLEQVRGWRLPGGPESAEAEEPGEEGERRARGCRPQYQRTALRVLAHFVAHPLDGGRHLAYLPGPEWLLDVTHLVAGRTRVQDPRVASLEGGTVVVGQEPGVTSVEVRSPLSDSILGEQMLVVSEEKVTVTELRAQVVSGLALTLRPEPGHPGVVTATTQGTATLRVPKQEATVSVWLSFSDHTLAPLELYGWQDAALTVTSLDPSVATVGGSPGVLGARPWVVAEGPGRGDLLQLSLLPPDACRRGRHRATALATSTAWLEVGSGWRTPTPGSPRPRGSGPRPSGGGPRSSSPFPRAEGAMSGEAVTAASEPRRRDPAGVGPASTKLHGLGSSSEEEEEEEGYGHNRTGGEEEEEEDEMVKAPQRVTDLEIGMYVLLGVFCLAIFIFLVNCIFFVLRYQQKELPDTAAGPAAPQPHNWVWLGTNQEELSRQLDRRQPEPPIPEAGGETGRCCCGVPPGTAPTTEAGGSPGTPTPGAPLLRKEGATPGGGRRKRVEFVTFAPARVPEEPPQPAPNVQSILVASEDDIRWVCEDMGLRDPEEIRSYMERIRGSS; encoded by the exons ATGGCCCTGGCGCTGCTCGCACTGCTCTGCGCCGCAG TGAGGGGTGACGGGGACCCCCCCGACCCTGTCTACCTGCCGGCGGACCTGGAGGTGCTCGGCGTGCCGGAACATTACCGGCTGCAGCGGGCAGACCAGGACCTGCCCGCCAACGCCTCCCTGAGCGCCCGCACCGAGACCTTCCTGCTGCTGCGACGTGGTGACACCACACAGAGCTTCGGTTCCACCACGGAGCCCCTCGTCCAGGCCACCTACTCACCCTTCAGCACCCGGCAG GAGGTGCCCACAGAGACCCCTCCCGGTGCAGAAGCCTGGGCCATCCGTGCTGTGTCCCTGGAAAGCGCTGTGTCCCCGGCCGAGCCCTTTGCCCGCGTCCTCTTCCACCTCCAGGGTCCTGactggctgccagggcagcaggACCACCTGGAGAAGCAGGACCACCTCAGGAAGCAGGACCACACCAGGGAGCAGGTCCACCTTGGACAGCAAGACCACCTTGAGCAGCAGGACCACCTTGGGAAGCAAGATCACCCCAGGGTTCAGGACCATCCCAGGGATTGGGACCACCTTGGGCAGCAGGACCACCTTGGAAAGCAAGATCACCCTGGGGATCAGGACCACCCTAGGCAGCAGGACCATCTCAGGAAGCAAGAGCACCCAAAGGATTGGGACCATCTTGGGCAGCAGAACCACCTTGGGAAGCAAGATCACCCCAGGGATCGGGACCACCGCAAGGATCAGGACCACCCTGAGCAGCAGGACCACCTTGGGAAGCCAGACCACTCTAGGGAATGGGACCACCTTGAGGAGCAGGACCACTCCAGACAGCATGACCACCCCAGGGAGCAAGACCTGCCCTGTGTCACCCTCCATGTCCACCACCGTGGCCGGGTTGTCCGTGGGACCTGCCGCCTGCAG GCACCTCTGGGCACCTGTGTGGTGGAGCTGGAGATCCCACCGCGCTGGTTTTCCACACCATCCCCTGCTCCACGTAGCCGAGCTGCTGAGCCCCCCGAGCAAGCTGAGCTTCACTACAGTGTGGTGGGGCCAAGAGCTTGTGACCATGCTGGGATTCGGGATGGAAGCCGTGATGAGGAGACCCCACCGCGCTCGCTGGGCACCCTGGAGCTGCGGGCAGCAGAGCCGGCGCGGCGGCAGGAGGTGCAGCTGGATGAGAAGGTGCTGCTGAGGGTGCCCGACACCACGTTACGCCCCGGCCAACGCTTCACTGCCACCGTCGCCCTACGGCACAACTTCACCGCCGAGCAGCTCACACTCCG GATCAAGGCGAagaaggggctgcaggtggTGGGCGTCCGTCCGGCATCCCCAAATGCCTGGACCACCCAGTTGGAGCGCAGCCGGGGACCCAAACACTCGACGGCCGTGGTGACGTGTCGGCGCACCGGGGACGCCCCCAGCGGCACCAG GGCGCTGCTGCACGCggaggtgctggtggaggaCGGGCCGGGGCCGCCAGCGCGCCCGCTGTCCTGGCAGCTCGAGTACCCCGGGCAGGATCCCGACTCCCAGAAGGACAAACTGCTCTGGGAGATCCACGTGTCCCAGCGCGACGTCCGCGCCCTCGTTCCCCTCGTGCAG GAGCTGGAGATCCTCAACACGGCGCCGCTCACTGGTGTCCCGCGAGTCGTACTGGTTAAACTGGTGGCTGTGGAAGCGGGGGGCAACGTGGTGGAGCTCAGTGAGGCGCCGAGCTGCGAGTCGGCCGACAAGCAGGTCCTGCAG GTGTCGGAGGGCTGCGACGCGGTGTTCGTGGGGGGCAAGGAGAGCCGTGGGGCGCGGGGGGCGCGCGTGGATTTCTGGTGGCGGCGGCTGCGCGCGGCGCTGAGCTTCACCGTCTGGGCGCCGCTGCTGCCCCTGCGCGTCCAGCTCGGTGACACCACGCTGGAGCAAGTGAGGGGCTGGCGCCTGCCTGGCGGCCCCGAGAG CGCCGAGGCGGAGgagcctggggaggagggggagcgTCGGGCGCGTGGCTGCCGTCCCCAGTACCAGCGCACAGCGCTGAGGGTCCTGGCGCACTTCGTGGCCCACCCACTGGATGGTGGCCGTCACCTCGCCTACCTGCCCGGCCCCGAGTGGCTCCTGGATGTCACCCACCTGGTGGCCGGACGGACACGGGTGCAGGACCCTCGCGTGGCATCGCTGGAGGGGGGCACCGTGGTGGTGGGACAGGAGCCTGGGGTCACCTCTGTGGAG GTCCGCTCCCCGCTCTCAGACTCCATCCTGGGGGAGCAGATGCTGGTGGTGTCGGAGGAGAAGGTGACGGTGACGGAGCTGCGCGCCCAGGTGGTGTCGGGGCTGGCCCTGACGCTCCGCCCAGAGCCCGGCCACCCCGGTGTAGTGACGGCCACCACGCAGGGCACGGCCACCTTGCGTGTCCCCAAGCAG GAGGCAACGGTGTCCGTCTGGCTGTCCTTCTCCGACCACACGCTGGCCCCGCTGGAGCTCTATGGCTGGCAGGACGCCGCGTTGACCGTCACCTCGCTGGACCCCTCGGTGGCCACCGTTGGGGGCTCACCCGGGGTCCTCGGTGCCCGGCCATGGGTGGTGGCCGAGGGACCGGGCCGCGGGGACCTTCTGCAGCTCAGCCTGCTCCCCCCAGATGCCTGCCGCCGCGGCCGGCACCGTGCCACCGCGCTGGCCACCAGCACCGCCTGGCTCGAGGTGGGCAGTGGTTGGAGAACCCCAACCCCTGGTAGCCCCCGGCCACGTGGTAGTGGCCCCCGGCCCAGCGGTGGTGGCCCTCGGTCCAGCTCGCCCTTCCCACGCGCTGAGGGGGCCATGTCTGGTGAAGCGGTGACGGCGGCCAGCGAGCCGCGGCGCAGGGACCCCGCCGGCGTAGGACCTGCCTCCACCAAGCTCCATGGGTTGGGGTCTTCctctgaggaagaggaggaagaggaaggctACGGCCACAACCGCACTGGcggggaggaagaagaagaggaagacgAGATGGTGAAGGCTCCTCAACGGGTGACCGACTTGGAGATCGGCATGTACGTCCTGCTGGGCGTCTTCTGCTTGGCCATCTTCATTTTCCTAGTCAACTGCATCTTCTTCGTCCTGCGGTACCAGCAGAAGGAGCTGCCGGACACCGCCGCGggccccgctgccccccagccccacaactGGGTCTGGTTGGGCACCAACCAGGAGGAGCTGAGCCGGCAACTGGACCGCCGGCAGCCCGAGCCACCCATCCCCGAAGCAGGTGGTGAAACCGGGCGTTGTTGTTGTGGGGTCCCACCAGGTACGGCGCCCACTACCGAAGCTGGGGGTTCCCCCGGCACCCCGACCCCCGGCGCTCCATTGCTGCGCAAAGAAGGGGCGACGCCGGGGGGAGGCCGGAGGAAGCGAGTGGAGTTTGTCACCTTCGCTCCTGCCCGCGTCCCAGAGGAACCCCCTCAGCCCGCCCCCAACGTCCAGTCCATCCTGGTGGCCAGCGAGGATGACATTCGTTGGGTGTGTGAGGACATGGGGCTGCGGGACCCTGAGGAGATCAGGAGCTACATGGAGAGGATCCGGGGCAGCTCCTGA